In one Myxocyprinus asiaticus isolate MX2 ecotype Aquarium Trade chromosome 29, UBuf_Myxa_2, whole genome shotgun sequence genomic region, the following are encoded:
- the gp9 gene encoding glycoprotein IX (platelet), whose product MLFGPGLTALFLCGLFAYTSCDSCRCVTLPFKGVRVDCNSQGLRTVPQLPTNITELLLQHNLLTSITPGHFDTLHNLRLLDLSGNPFHCDCSIQYLTHWLKRNKAISVMPVCASPAELAHRSIDGLSDADFFSCVSDNCSGWMYNTVLCFMLCFLVGLLLWCLKLARNSMFTLGIDERHSGFEAESLRSLKPKHRVKARRSIVSLMTGSDDIDKPLLNMDILPQILDVLHKQHNIKIKVP is encoded by the coding sequence ATGCTGTTTGGTCCAGGGTTGACTGCCCTTTTCCTATGTGGATTGTTTGCATACACCAGCTGCGACTCCTGCAGGTGCGTGACTTTACCATTTAAAGGCGTGAGGGTGGACTGTAACTCGCAGGGTTTGAGAACTGTCCCTCAACTTCCTACAAACATCACAGAGCTGCTGCTGCAACACAACCTGCTGACCAGCATCACTCCAGGACACTTTGACACGCTCCACAACCTGCGGCTACTTGACTTATCTGGCAATCCTTTCCACTGTGACTGCAGTATCCAGTACTTAACACACTGGCTGAAGAGAAATAAAGCGATTTCTGTGATGCCCGTGTGTGCCAGTCCTGCAGAACTCGCTCATAGGTCCATTGATGGCCTCAGTGATGCTGATTTCTTCTCCTGTGTGTCTGATAACTGCTCTGGATGGATGTATAACACTGTGTTATGTTTCATGCTTTGTTTCCTCGTTGGTTTGCTGCTGTGGTGCCTGAAACTAGCCAGAAACTCGATGTTTACTCTGGGAATTGATGAGAGACACTCTGGATTTGAAGCTGAATCGCTTCGGTCTCTCAAACCCAAACACAGAGTGAAGGCCAGACGCAGTATTGTGTCATTGATGACAGGAAGTGATGACATAGACAAACCTTTATTAAACATGGACATTCTGCCTCAGATACTGGACGTCCTGCACAAGCAACACAACATCAAGATTAAAGTACCATAA
- the cnbpa gene encoding CCHC-type zinc finger, nucleic acid binding protein a isoform X2, with protein MDMSTNECFGCGRSGHWIKNCPNAGRGRGRGRGRDLFCYRCGEQGHIARDCEQTEDACYNCHRSGHISRDCKEPKKEREQCCYNCGKTGHVARDCDHGNEQKCYSCGGFGHIQKLCDKVKCYRCGEIGHVAVQCSKATEVNCYNCGKTGHLARECTIEASA; from the exons ATGGACATGAGTACCAACGAGTGCTTTGGATGTGGCCGCTCCGGACACTGGATCAAGAACTGTCCAAATGCTGGTCGTGGTCGTGGCAGGGGCCGGGGACGAG ATCTCTTCTGCTATCGGTGTGGAGAGCAAGGGCACATCGCCAGGGATTGTGAACAGACCGAGGATG CATGCTACAACTGCCACAGAAGTGGCCATATTTCCAGAGACTGCAAAGAGCCCAAAAAGGAACGAGAGCAGTGCTGCTACAACTGCGGCAAAACCGGTCATGTGGCGCGCGACTGCGACCACGGCAACGAGCAGAAGTGCTACTCCTGCGGTGGCTTTGGACACATCCAGAAATTATGTGACAAGGTGAAATGTTACCG GTGTGGCGAGATCGGGCACGTGGCGGTGCAGTGCAGCAAGGCAACTGAGGTAAACTGCTACAACTGCGGCAAGACCGGTCACCTGGCGAGAGAATGCACCATAGAAGCTTCCGCGTAA
- the cnbpa gene encoding CCHC-type zinc finger, nucleic acid binding protein a isoform X1 translates to MDMSTNECFGCGRSGHWIKNCPNAGRGRGRGRGRGKDLFCYRCGEQGHIARDCEQTEDACYNCHRSGHISRDCKEPKKEREQCCYNCGKTGHVARDCDHGNEQKCYSCGGFGHIQKLCDKVKCYRCGEIGHVAVQCSKATEVNCYNCGKTGHLARECTIEASA, encoded by the exons ATGGACATGAGTACCAACGAGTGCTTTGGATGTGGCCGCTCCGGACACTGGATCAAGAACTGTCCAAATGCTGGTCGTGGTCGTGGCAGGGGCCGGGGACGAGGAAAGG ATCTCTTCTGCTATCGGTGTGGAGAGCAAGGGCACATCGCCAGGGATTGTGAACAGACCGAGGATG CATGCTACAACTGCCACAGAAGTGGCCATATTTCCAGAGACTGCAAAGAGCCCAAAAAGGAACGAGAGCAGTGCTGCTACAACTGCGGCAAAACCGGTCATGTGGCGCGCGACTGCGACCACGGCAACGAGCAGAAGTGCTACTCCTGCGGTGGCTTTGGACACATCCAGAAATTATGTGACAAGGTGAAATGTTACCG GTGTGGCGAGATCGGGCACGTGGCGGTGCAGTGCAGCAAGGCAACTGAGGTAAACTGCTACAACTGCGGCAAGACCGGTCACCTGGCGAGAGAATGCACCATAGAAGCTTCCGCGTAA